In Escherichia ruysiae, a genomic segment contains:
- the csgD gene encoding biofilm master transcriptional regulator CsgD — MFNEVHSIHGHTLLLITKPSLQATALLQHLKQSLAITGKLHNIQRSLDDISSGCIILLDMMEADKKLIHYWQDTLSRKHNNIKTLLLNTPDDYPYRDIENWPHINGVFYAMEDQERVVNGLQGVLRGECYFTQKLASYLITHSGNYRYNSTESALLTHREKEILNKLRIGASNNEIARSLFISENTVKTHLYNLFKKIAVKNRTQAVSWANDNLRR; from the coding sequence ATGTTTAATGAAGTCCATAGTATTCATGGTCATACATTACTGTTGATCACTAAACCTTCTTTGCAGGCGACCGCGTTATTGCAGCATTTAAAACAATCGCTGGCAATCACAGGAAAACTGCATAATATTCAACGTTCTCTGGACGATATATCTTCTGGCTGCATTATTCTGTTGGATATGATGGAAGCAGATAAAAAGCTCATTCATTACTGGCAGGATACATTAAGCAGAAAACACAACAACATTAAAACGCTGTTGTTAAATACTCCAGATGATTACCCGTACCGCGACATTGAAAACTGGCCGCATATCAATGGTGTTTTTTACGCCATGGAGGATCAAGAACGCGTAGTCAATGGGTTGCAAGGCGTCTTACGTGGTGAATGCTACTTTACGCAAAAGCTTGCCAGTTACTTGATTACACATTCCGGTAACTATCGTTATAACAGCACGGAATCTGCCCTCCTTACTCATAGGGAAAAAGAGATCCTTAATAAGCTGCGTATCGGCGCCTCCAATAACGAGATTGCTCGTTCGCTGTTCATCAGCGAAAACACGGTAAAAACGCATCTTTATAATCTTTTCAAAAAGATAGCAGTTAAAAACCGAACACAAGCGGTCTCATGGGCAAACGATAACCTCAGGCGATAA
- the csgB gene encoding curli minor subunit CsgB — protein MKNKLLFVMLTILGAPGIAAAAGYDLANSEYNLAVNELSKSSFNQAAIVGQAGTNNSAQLRQGGSKLLSVVSQEGNSNRAKIDQTGDYNLAYIDQAGNANDASISQGAYGNTAMIIQKGSGNKANITQHGTQKTAIVVQRQSQMAIRVTQR, from the coding sequence ATGAAAAACAAATTGTTATTTGTGATGTTAACAATACTGGGTGCGCCTGGGATTGCAGCCGCAGCAGGTTATGATTTAGCTAATTCAGAATATAACTTAGCGGTAAATGAATTGAGTAAGTCTTCATTTAATCAGGCAGCCATAGTTGGTCAAGCTGGTACTAATAATAGTGCACAGTTACGGCAGGGAGGCTCAAAACTTTTGTCGGTTGTTTCGCAAGAGGGTAATAGCAACCGGGCAAAGATTGACCAGACAGGAGATTATAACCTTGCATATATTGATCAGGCGGGCAATGCCAACGATGCCAGTATTTCGCAAGGCGCATATGGTAATACTGCAATGATTATCCAGAAAGGTTCTGGTAATAAAGCAAATATTACGCAGCATGGTACTCAAAAAACGGCAATTGTAGTGCAGAGACAGTCGCAAATGGCTATTCGCGTGACACAACGTTAA
- the csgA gene encoding curli major subunit CsgA, translating into MKLLKVAAIAAIVFSGSALAGSIPQYGGGGGNHGGGGNNSGPNSELNIYQYGGGNSAVALQADARNSDLTITQHGGGNGADVGQGSDDSSIELTQRGFGNSATLDQWNGKNSEMTVKQFGGGNGAAVDQTASNSSVNVTQVGFGNNATAHQY; encoded by the coding sequence ATGAAACTTTTAAAAGTAGCAGCAATTGCAGCAATCGTATTCTCCGGTAGCGCTCTGGCAGGTTCTATTCCTCAGTACGGCGGTGGCGGCGGCAACCACGGTGGTGGCGGCAATAACAGCGGCCCGAATTCAGAGCTGAATATTTATCAGTACGGTGGCGGTAACTCTGCTGTTGCATTGCAGGCTGATGCCCGCAACTCTGATCTGACTATTACCCAGCACGGCGGCGGTAACGGCGCAGACGTAGGACAAGGTTCTGATGACAGCTCAATTGAACTGACCCAGCGTGGCTTCGGTAACAGCGCCACTCTTGATCAGTGGAACGGTAAAAACTCTGAAATGACTGTTAAACAGTTCGGTGGTGGCAACGGTGCAGCAGTTGACCAGACTGCATCTAACTCCAGCGTCAACGTAACTCAGGTTGGCTTTGGTAACAACGCGACCGCTCATCAGTACTAA
- the csgC gene encoding curli assembly chaperone CsgC, whose protein sequence is MNALLLLAALSSQITFNTTQQGDMYTIIPEVTLTQSCLCRVQILSLREGSSGQSQTKQEKTLSLPANQPIALTKLSLNISPDDRVKIVVTVSDGQSLHLSQQWPPSSGKS, encoded by the coding sequence ATGAACGCGTTATTACTTCTCGCGGCACTTTCCAGCCAGATAACCTTTAATACAACCCAGCAAGGTGACATGTACACCATTATTCCTGAAGTTACTCTTACGCAATCATGCTTGTGCCGGGTTCAGATATTGTCACTACGCGAAGGCAGTTCGGGACAAAGTCAGACGAAGCAAGAAAAGACCCTTTCATTACCCGCTAATCAACCCATTGCCTTGACGAAGTTGAGTTTAAATATTTCCCCGGACGATCGGGTGAAAATAGTTGTTACGGTTTCTGATGGACAGTCACTTCATTTATCACAACAATGGCCGCCCTCTTCAGGAAAGTCTTAA
- the ymdB gene encoding O-acetyl-ADP-ribose deacetylase, which produces MKSRIHVVQGDITKLAVDVIVNAANPSLMGGGGVDGAIHRAAGPALLDACLKVRQQQGDCPTGHAVITLAGDLPAKAVVHTVGPVWRGGEQNEDQLLQDAYLNSLRLVAANGYATVAFPAISTGVYGYPRAAAAEIAVKTVSEFITRHALPEQVYFVCYDAENAHLYERLLTQQGDE; this is translated from the coding sequence ATGAAATCGCGTATTCATGTTGTGCAGGGTGATATTACTAAACTAGCCGTTGATGTTATTGTTAATGCGGCTAATCCGTCATTAATGGGGGGCGGCGGCGTTGATGGCGCTATTCATCGCGCAGCCGGCCCGGCGTTGCTGGATGCCTGTTTGAAAGTTCGCCAGCAACAGGGCGATTGCCCCACGGGACATGCAGTGATTACTCTTGCGGGCGATCTCCCTGCCAAAGCTGTTGTGCATACCGTTGGGCCTGTCTGGCGCGGTGGCGAACAAAACGAAGACCAGTTATTGCAGGATGCCTATCTCAATAGTCTACGACTGGTAGCGGCGAACGGCTATGCGACAGTGGCATTTCCTGCCATCAGCACCGGCGTTTATGGTTACCCGCGTGCTGCAGCGGCTGAAATAGCAGTAAAAACCGTTTCAGAATTTATTACCCGTCACGCTTTGCCTGAGCAGGTATACTTTGTCTGTTATGATGCAGAAAATGCCCACCTCTACGAAAGACTCCTTACCCAACAAGGAGATGAATGA
- the clsC gene encoding cardiolipin synthase ClsC yields the protein MMQKMPTSTKDSLPNKEMNDLPRLASAVLPLCSQHPGQCGIFPLDKSLDAFAARYRLAEMAEHTLDVQYYIWQDDMSGRLLFSALLAAAKRGVRVRLLLDDNNTPGLDDILRLLDSHPRIEVRLFNPFSFRLLRPLGYITDFSRLNRRMHNKSFTVDGVVTLVGGRNVGDAYFGAGEEPLFSDLDVLAIGPVVEDVADDFARYWYCKSVSPLQQVLDVPDGEMADRIELPASWYNDTETHRYLCQMELSPFINQLVDGTLPLIWARTRLLSDDPAKGEGKAKRHSLLPQRLFDIMGSPSERIDIISSYFVPTRAGVAQLLRMVRKGVRIAILTNSLAANDVAVVHAGYARWRKKLLRYGVELYELKPTREQSSTLHDRGITGNSGASLHAKTFSVDGKIVFIGSFNFDPRSTLLNTEMGFVIESETLAQLIDKRFIQSQYDAAWQLRLDRWGRINWVDRHGKEEIILKKEPATSFWKRVMVRLASILPVEWLL from the coding sequence ATGATGCAGAAAATGCCCACCTCTACGAAAGACTCCTTACCCAACAAGGAGATGAATGATTTGCCCCGGCTGGCGAGCGCGGTGCTGCCGCTGTGCTCGCAACATCCTGGGCAGTGCGGCATTTTCCCCCTTGATAAAAGTCTGGATGCGTTTGCTGCACGATATCGTCTGGCAGAAATGGCGGAGCATACGCTGGATGTTCAGTATTACATCTGGCAGGACGATATGTCGGGGCGATTGCTGTTTTCGGCTCTGTTAGCCGCAGCGAAGCGTGGCGTTCGCGTCCGTTTGCTGCTGGATGACAATAATACTCCCGGTCTTGATGATATTTTACGCTTGCTCGATAGTCACCCGCGTATTGAAGTTCGACTTTTCAATCCTTTCTCTTTTCGCTTGTTACGTCCGCTTGGTTATATCACCGATTTTTCCCGCCTCAATCGTCGTATGCACAATAAAAGTTTTACCGTCGATGGCGTGGTAACGCTGGTGGGCGGGCGCAACGTTGGCGATGCCTATTTCGGCGCGGGAGAAGAGCCACTTTTTTCAGATTTAGATGTCCTGGCAATAGGGCCGGTTGTTGAGGATGTTGCCGATGATTTTGCCCGCTACTGGTATTGCAAATCAGTTTCACCGTTGCAGCAGGTGCTGGATGTTCCCGATGGCGAAATGGCTGACCGTATTGAGCTACCTGCGTCCTGGTACAACGACACCGAGACACATCGCTATTTGTGCCAAATGGAGTTAAGTCCGTTTATAAATCAACTGGTTGACGGAACATTGCCGCTTATCTGGGCAAGAACGCGTTTATTAAGTGATGATCCGGCAAAAGGGGAGGGCAAGGCAAAACGGCATTCACTGTTACCGCAGCGCCTGTTCGATATCATGGGCTCCCCCAGCGAACGTATTGATATTATCTCTTCCTATTTTGTGCCAACGCGCGCGGGAGTGGCGCAGCTTTTACGAATGGTCAGAAAAGGGGTCAGGATAGCTATCTTAACCAATTCACTTGCCGCTAACGATGTCGCTGTCGTTCATGCCGGGTATGCTCGCTGGCGCAAAAAATTGCTCCGCTATGGCGTTGAGTTATATGAACTGAAACCGACGCGGGAACAAAGCAGCACGTTGCACGATCGCGGTATAACTGGTAATTCCGGCGCAAGCCTTCATGCTAAAACATTCAGTGTCGATGGCAAAATAGTGTTTATTGGCTCATTCAATTTCGATCCGCGTTCAACGCTGCTCAATACTGAAATGGGCTTCGTGATAGAGAGCGAAACGCTGGCACAATTAATCGATAAACGCTTCATTCAGAGCCAGTATGATGCGGCCTGGCAGCTCCGTCTGGATCGGTGGGGACGAATCAACTGGGTCGATCGCCATGGGAAGGAGGAAATTATCCTCAAAAAAGAACCCGCCACCAGTTTCTGGAAGCGGGTTATGGTCAGACTGGCGTCAATATTGCCCGTTGAATGGTTATTGTAA
- the mdoC gene encoding glucans biosynthesis protein MdoC encodes MNPVPAQREYFLDSIRAWLMLLGIPFHISLIYSSHTWHVNSAEPSWWLTLFNDFIHAFRMQVFFVISGYFSYMLFLRYPLKKWWKVRVERVGIPMLTAIPLLTLPQFIMLQYVKGKAESWPGLSLYDKYNTLAWELISHLWFLLVLVVMTTLCVWIFKRIRNNLENSDKTNKTFSMVKLSILFFCLGIGYAAIRRTLFIVYPPILSDGMFNFIFMQTLFYMPFFILGALAFIFPNLKALFTTPSRGCTLAAALAFVAYLLNQRYGSGDAWMYETESVITMVLGLWMVNVVFSFGHRLLNFQSARVTYFVNASLFIYLVHHPLTLFFGAYITPHITSNLLGFLCGLIFVVGIAIILYEIHLRIPLLKFLFSGKPIVKRENDKAPAR; translated from the coding sequence ATGAATCCAGTACCCGCGCAGCGTGAATATTTCCTCGACTCCATCCGCGCATGGTTGATGTTGTTAGGGATCCCTTTTCATATTTCTTTAATCTATTCAAGCCACACCTGGCATGTGAATAGCGCAGAACCGTCATGGTGGCTGACGCTTTTTAACGATTTCATCCACGCCTTCCGTATGCAGGTATTTTTCGTTATTTCCGGATATTTTTCCTACATGCTGTTTTTGCGCTACCCATTGAAAAAATGGTGGAAAGTGCGCGTTGAACGCGTAGGGATCCCGATGTTAACGGCTATTCCCCTGCTCACCTTGCCGCAATTCATTATGCTGCAATATGTCAAAGGCAAAGCGGAAAGCTGGCCTGGGCTATCATTGTATGACAAATATAATACGCTGGCCTGGGAATTAATTTCGCACCTGTGGTTTTTACTGGTGTTGGTCGTTATGACGACACTTTGCGTGTGGATATTTAAACGAATAAGAAATAATTTAGAAAATTCAGATAAAACAAATAAAACTTTCTCGATGGTTAAGCTATCGATACTATTTTTCTGTCTGGGAATTGGCTATGCAGCAATAAGAAGAACGCTATTTATCGTTTATCCACCCATTTTAAGCGATGGCATGTTCAATTTTATTTTCATGCAGACGCTGTTTTATATGCCGTTCTTTATTCTCGGTGCGCTGGCTTTCATTTTTCCTAATCTAAAAGCCTTGTTTACCACACCGTCTCGTGGATGCACTCTCGCGGCAGCACTGGCATTTGTTGCTTATTTGCTCAATCAACGCTACGGCAGCGGCGATGCCTGGATGTATGAAACCGAGTCAGTGATCACGATGGTGCTCGGCCTGTGGATGGTGAATGTGGTCTTCTCCTTTGGCCACCGTTTGCTTAATTTCCAGTCAGCGCGGGTAACCTATTTTGTAAACGCGTCGCTATTTATTTATCTGGTTCACCACCCGTTAACGCTCTTTTTCGGTGCTTACATCACTCCGCACATTACATCAAATCTGCTGGGTTTCCTCTGCGGTCTGATATTTGTGGTAGGGATTGCGATAATTCTGTACGAAATTCATTTACGCATTCCGTTGTTGAAGTTTTTGTTCTCCGGCAAACCGATCGTAAAACGCGAGAATGACAAAGCGCCAGCTCGCTAA